A single region of the Pontibacter kalidii genome encodes:
- a CDS encoding L-fucose dehydrogenase — translation MDLELKDKVIIVTGGAKGIGEGIVKVLAAEGAIPVIIGRNKEDNRKTVVEVEAAGGRAFEVVAELTAPEACAQAVQAVLQKYGRIDGLVNNAGVNDGVGLENGSYEAFMASLHKNVVHYYLMAHHALPALKEFKGAIVNIGSKTAETGQGGTSAYAASNGARNAFTREWAVELLPYSIRVNAVIVAEAWTPLYASWISTFEDPGEKLKSITQKIPLEQRMTTTTEIANTVAFLLSPKSSHTTGQLIHVDGGYVHLDRAL, via the coding sequence ATGGATTTAGAACTCAAAGATAAAGTTATCATTGTAACAGGCGGGGCCAAAGGCATTGGCGAAGGCATTGTGAAGGTGCTGGCTGCCGAAGGCGCTATTCCTGTCATTATTGGCCGGAACAAGGAAGACAACCGGAAAACAGTGGTTGAGGTAGAGGCCGCCGGCGGACGTGCTTTTGAGGTGGTGGCCGAACTGACAGCGCCTGAAGCCTGTGCGCAGGCGGTGCAGGCGGTGCTGCAGAAGTATGGCCGCATCGACGGGCTTGTGAACAATGCTGGCGTGAACGATGGGGTAGGGCTGGAGAACGGCAGCTACGAGGCTTTTATGGCTTCGCTCCACAAGAACGTGGTGCATTATTACCTGATGGCGCACCATGCTTTGCCAGCGCTCAAAGAATTCAAAGGAGCGATTGTGAACATTGGCTCCAAAACCGCCGAAACCGGTCAGGGCGGAACCTCAGCTTATGCCGCTTCGAACGGCGCCCGCAATGCTTTTACCCGTGAGTGGGCGGTGGAACTGCTGCCTTATAGTATCAGAGTGAATGCCGTCATCGTAGCCGAAGCCTGGACCCCGCTCTATGCCTCCTGGATCAGTACATTCGAGGATCCGGGGGAGAAGTTAAAGTCCATTACGCAGAAAATTCCGCTGGAGCAACGTATGACCACCACCACCGAGATCGCTAACACCGTGGCTTTTCTGCTCTCCCCTAAATCCAGCCATACCACCGGCCAGTTGATACATGTAGATGGCGGCTATGTGCATTTGGACAGGGCTTTGTAG
- a CDS encoding amidohydrolase family protein, giving the protein MLKIDAHQHFWKYNPWRESWITDDMAVIQRDFMPEDLQPLLHQNGFDGCVLVQSSQPEEENVFLLEQAQKYDFVKGVVGWVDFLAEDVEEKLAYYKQFEKLKGFRYILQGNPDPAIMLRPEFLRGVGKLAKYGYTYDVLIYPNQLDYSREFVAAFPDQPFVIDHLAKPDIQNQSIADWRQSMKAFGKYENVCCKVSGMVTEADWQHWKKEDFRPYLDTIVETFGTSRLLFGSDWPVCLVAASYAEMLGIVEDYFSAFSEEEQAAIFGGNAATFYNLT; this is encoded by the coding sequence ATGCTTAAAATAGACGCGCACCAGCACTTCTGGAAATATAACCCCTGGCGCGAGAGCTGGATCACCGATGACATGGCGGTGATCCAGCGCGACTTCATGCCAGAGGATTTGCAGCCCTTGCTGCACCAGAACGGCTTCGACGGCTGTGTGCTGGTGCAGTCTTCGCAGCCCGAGGAGGAGAACGTGTTTCTGCTGGAGCAGGCCCAAAAGTATGATTTTGTGAAGGGCGTAGTCGGTTGGGTGGATTTCCTGGCCGAAGACGTGGAGGAGAAGCTGGCGTACTATAAGCAGTTCGAGAAGCTGAAAGGCTTCCGCTACATTCTGCAGGGCAACCCGGACCCGGCCATTATGCTGCGGCCGGAGTTCCTGCGCGGGGTGGGCAAGCTGGCCAAGTATGGCTATACCTACGATGTACTTATCTACCCCAACCAGCTCGACTACAGCAGAGAGTTCGTGGCCGCTTTCCCTGATCAGCCTTTCGTGATTGACCACCTGGCCAAGCCCGACATCCAAAACCAAAGTATAGCCGACTGGCGGCAAAGCATGAAAGCCTTTGGCAAGTATGAGAACGTGTGCTGCAAAGTATCCGGCATGGTCACGGAGGCCGACTGGCAGCACTGGAAAAAAGAGGATTTCCGGCCATACCTGGATACCATCGTGGAGACTTTCGGCACGAGCCGCCTGCTCTTCGGCTCCGACTGGCCGGTGTGCCTGGTGGCGGCAAGCTATGCCGAGATGTTGGGCATTGTGGAGGATTACTTCTCGGCTTTCTCCGAAGAGGAGCAGGCGGCCATTTTCGGCGGCAACGCGGCTACATTTTACAACCTGACATAA
- a CDS encoding fumarylacetoacetate hydrolase family protein has translation MKLIRFGEPGQEKAGVILNDVKYDVSAFGEDYNEQFFQRDGLERLKAYVQQNEGKLPQVAEDVRLGSPIARPSKIVCIGLNYADHAKETGAAIPQEPIVFFKATSALCGPNDDVIIPRNAEKLDWEVELAVIIGKKASYVSEEEALDYVAGYALHNDYSERAFQLERGGQWVKGKSNDTFAPVGPFLATPDELEDINNLRLWLTVNGETMQDGTTANLIFKIPFLISYLSQFMTLLPGDMITTGTPAGVGLGMNPQVYLKAGDVVELGIDGLGSSKQTVSAYA, from the coding sequence ATGAAATTAATCCGATTTGGTGAGCCGGGCCAGGAGAAAGCCGGCGTGATCCTGAACGATGTAAAATATGACGTATCTGCCTTTGGCGAGGACTACAACGAGCAATTCTTCCAGCGCGACGGGCTGGAGCGCCTGAAGGCCTACGTGCAGCAGAACGAAGGAAAGCTGCCACAAGTGGCGGAGGATGTTCGCCTGGGCTCGCCAATTGCCCGTCCGTCCAAGATCGTCTGCATCGGGTTGAACTACGCCGACCACGCCAAAGAGACAGGCGCTGCCATTCCGCAGGAGCCGATCGTGTTTTTCAAAGCTACCTCAGCGCTTTGCGGCCCGAACGATGATGTCATCATCCCACGGAATGCTGAGAAACTGGACTGGGAAGTGGAACTGGCCGTGATCATTGGCAAAAAGGCAAGCTATGTGTCGGAAGAAGAGGCGCTGGACTATGTGGCCGGTTATGCCCTGCACAACGACTACAGCGAGCGTGCCTTCCAGCTGGAGCGCGGCGGGCAATGGGTAAAAGGCAAAAGCAACGACACCTTCGCGCCGGTAGGTCCGTTCCTGGCCACGCCGGATGAGCTGGAGGATATAAATAACCTGCGCCTGTGGCTGACCGTGAACGGCGAAACCATGCAGGACGGCACCACCGCCAACCTCATCTTCAAAATCCCGTTCCTGATCTCCTACCTGAGCCAGTTTATGACCCTGCTGCCAGGCGATATGATTACCACAGGTACGCCAGCCGGCGTGGGTCTGGGCATGAACCCGCAGGTATACCTGAAGGCGGGTGACGTGGTGGAACTGGGCATCGACGGGCTGGGCTCCTCGAAGCAAACCGTGAGCGCCTATGCTTAA
- a CDS encoding SDR family NAD(P)-dependent oxidoreductase, translating to MFKLTGKKAVVTGGGSGIGKAISIVFARQGAEVHVIELSHEAAAQTLSEIEANGGKAFSHTCDVSNQSQVKAVFQSIGRVDILVNNAGIAHVGNLENTTEEDLDRIYQVNVKGAYNCLQAAVASMKQHGGGAILNLASIASHVGLPDRFAYTMSKGAIHAMTMSVAKDYLGASIRCNSISPARVHTPFVDGFIAKNYPGQEEEMFEKLSKTQPIGRMAKPEEVAALALYLCSDEASFITGCDYPIDGGFIRLNN from the coding sequence ATGTTCAAACTGACCGGAAAGAAAGCCGTGGTAACTGGTGGCGGAAGCGGCATCGGCAAGGCTATTTCCATTGTTTTTGCCCGCCAGGGCGCAGAGGTGCACGTGATAGAGTTGAGCCACGAAGCGGCCGCACAAACACTCTCTGAAATTGAAGCAAACGGCGGCAAAGCCTTTAGCCATACGTGTGATGTGAGCAATCAGAGCCAGGTAAAGGCGGTTTTCCAAAGTATAGGCCGGGTGGATATCTTAGTCAACAACGCGGGTATCGCGCATGTGGGCAACCTGGAGAACACTACCGAAGAGGACCTGGACCGCATTTACCAGGTAAATGTGAAAGGAGCCTATAACTGCCTGCAGGCGGCTGTGGCAAGTATGAAGCAGCACGGCGGCGGGGCCATACTTAACCTGGCGTCCATCGCTTCGCATGTGGGCTTACCCGACCGCTTTGCCTATACTATGAGCAAGGGCGCCATCCACGCGATGACTATGTCGGTAGCCAAAGATTACCTGGGTGCCAGCATCCGCTGCAACAGCATCTCGCCGGCACGCGTGCACACGCCTTTCGTAGACGGCTTTATCGCTAAGAACTATCCGGGGCAGGAAGAAGAGATGTTCGAAAAGCTCTCCAAAACGCAGCCCATCGGACGCATGGCCAAACCGGAGGAAGTAGCCGCACTGGCCCTATACCTGTGCTCCGACGAGGCCAGCTTCATCACCGGCTGCGACTACCCAATTGATGGTGGCTTTATCAGGCTGAATAATTAA
- a CDS encoding UxaA family hydrolase: MIPTNKQTYLQIHPKDNVLVALQDQEAGSQIYFCGQEFTLKNTVAAKHKFTITDMAAGSEVYMYGVLVGKTTCALPAGSLLTTENLKHAAESFSQKAGDYVWQAPDVSKWQDRTFKGYHRADGQVGTRNYWLVLPLVFCENRNIETLKHAFLKELGYTSTNKYEAQVRELADLYRQGKDLRDYKLAEAPVYTSQQRLFPNVDGVKFIVHDGGCGGTREDSDNLCALLAGYCVNPNVAGVTVLSLGCQHAQVSILQEKIKERDPNFAKPLLIFEQQKAASESAMLSEAILQTFIGIAGANSIERQPAPLDKLVVGVECGGSDGFSGISANPAVGYAADLIAALGGKVVLSEFPELCGVEQELINRCADAETADRFVKLMRDYAARAEAVGSGFDMNPSPGNIRDGLITDAIKSAGAAKKGGTSPVADVLGYGQYVRRSGLTLLCTPGNDVESTTAMAGSGCNIQLFTTGLGTPTGNPVSPVVKISSNTSLATRLPDIIDLDAGPVISGEKTIEELGEEMLEYIIGLASGAYDTKAMELGQDDFIFWKRGVSL, from the coding sequence ATGATACCAACAAACAAACAAACATACCTCCAGATCCACCCCAAAGACAACGTGCTGGTGGCCCTGCAGGACCAGGAAGCCGGTAGCCAGATCTACTTTTGCGGACAGGAGTTTACCTTAAAAAACACCGTGGCGGCCAAGCATAAGTTCACCATTACAGACATGGCTGCTGGCTCTGAAGTATACATGTACGGCGTGCTGGTGGGCAAAACCACCTGCGCCCTGCCAGCCGGGAGCCTACTGACCACCGAGAACCTGAAGCACGCGGCGGAGAGCTTTTCTCAGAAAGCTGGAGACTACGTGTGGCAGGCGCCGGACGTAAGCAAGTGGCAAGACCGCACCTTCAAGGGGTACCACCGCGCCGACGGACAGGTGGGCACGCGTAACTATTGGCTGGTGCTGCCGCTGGTCTTCTGCGAGAACCGCAACATCGAAACGCTCAAGCATGCTTTCCTCAAAGAGCTGGGCTATACGTCCACCAACAAGTATGAGGCACAGGTGCGGGAGTTGGCCGACCTGTACAGGCAAGGCAAAGACCTGCGGGACTATAAACTAGCGGAAGCCCCGGTTTATACTTCGCAGCAGCGGCTTTTCCCGAACGTGGACGGGGTGAAGTTTATCGTGCACGATGGGGGCTGCGGCGGCACCCGCGAGGATTCCGACAACTTGTGCGCCTTGCTGGCCGGCTACTGCGTGAACCCCAACGTGGCCGGCGTTACCGTGCTGAGCCTGGGTTGCCAGCATGCGCAGGTAAGCATCCTGCAGGAGAAGATCAAGGAGCGTGATCCGAATTTCGCTAAACCGCTGCTGATCTTTGAACAGCAGAAAGCCGCTTCCGAATCGGCCATGCTATCGGAGGCGATTCTGCAGACGTTTATAGGTATAGCAGGGGCCAACAGTATCGAGCGCCAGCCAGCCCCGCTGGACAAGCTGGTGGTGGGCGTGGAGTGCGGCGGTTCCGACGGATTCTCAGGTATCTCCGCTAACCCGGCCGTGGGTTATGCGGCTGATCTGATAGCGGCTTTGGGCGGAAAGGTGGTGCTGAGCGAGTTTCCGGAGCTATGCGGCGTGGAGCAGGAGCTGATCAACCGCTGTGCCGATGCGGAAACGGCCGACCGTTTTGTGAAGCTCATGCGTGACTATGCTGCCCGTGCCGAGGCCGTAGGCTCTGGTTTCGATATGAACCCTTCGCCGGGCAACATCCGCGACGGCCTGATCACCGATGCTATTAAATCAGCTGGGGCGGCTAAGAAAGGCGGTACCTCTCCGGTAGCCGATGTGCTGGGCTATGGGCAGTATGTGCGCCGCAGCGGCCTTACCCTTCTCTGCACGCCCGGCAACGACGTGGAAAGCACCACGGCTATGGCTGGCTCGGGCTGTAATATCCAACTTTTCACGACCGGCCTGGGCACGCCTACGGGCAATCCCGTTTCTCCGGTTGTAAAGATCTCCAGCAATACCAGCCTCGCCACCCGCCTGCCCGACATCATCGACCTGGATGCCGGGCCCGTTATCAGCGGGGAGAAAACAATTGAGGAGCTAGGCGAGGAGATGCTGGAGTATATCATCGGCCTGGCCAGCGGGGCGTACGACACCAAAGCCATGGAGCTGGGGCAGGACGACTTCATCTTCTGGAAGCGTGGGGTATCCCTTTAA
- a CDS encoding L-rhamnose mutarotase: MKRYGLTLDLINDPTLISEYEEHHRQVWPEIQASIKEAGIRHMEIYRWGNRLFMVMETEDDFSFERKAALDASNPKVQEWEELMWQYQQALPGVAAGEKWQLMERIFAL; encoded by the coding sequence ATGAAAAGATACGGATTAACCCTAGATTTAATAAATGACCCTACGCTCATATCAGAATATGAGGAGCATCACCGGCAAGTATGGCCGGAGATTCAGGCAAGTATAAAAGAAGCAGGCATACGGCACATGGAGATTTACAGGTGGGGCAACCGGCTGTTTATGGTCATGGAGACGGAGGATGATTTCAGCTTCGAAAGGAAAGCAGCCCTGGACGCCTCCAACCCCAAGGTGCAGGAGTGGGAAGAACTGATGTGGCAATACCAGCAGGCTTTGCCGGGTGTGGCAGCAGGGGAGAAGTGGCAGCTGATGGAGCGGATTTTTGCGCTGTGA
- the fucP gene encoding L-fucose:H+ symporter permease, which translates to MQAAKKNRYFLPFILITSLFFLWGFAHNLNPILIPHLKKACQLSDVQSAFIDSAFFIAYFLMALPAGYFMKRFGYKSGIILGLVLFAIGAFLFYPAAELRMFGFFLGALFVIASGLTFLETAANPYVNALGEEENATQRLNFAQSFNGLAATLAPLLGGIFILSGTSYTEAELAAMPASQVTAYLNLEASSVQVPYLVIGVVVLLVALLLWRVPLPEIKEEEAAIEAVSGESILQKRNLMLGVLTQFFYVGAQVCIASFFIRFSGSAAGVDEKTAAMLLAVALFGFMIGRFVGTFLMRFILPARLLAIYAVLCFLLTVAAVAASGYVSIYALIGVEFFMSIMFPTIFSLSIQGLGTKTKQASSLLIMSIVGGAILPVVMGGVSDSYNIRVAYLVPAVCFLFVLYFAYRNIAVKQREVILAH; encoded by the coding sequence ATGCAAGCAGCTAAAAAGAACAGGTATTTTCTGCCTTTTATTCTTATCACCTCGCTGTTCTTCCTGTGGGGGTTTGCCCACAACCTCAACCCCATCCTTATCCCGCACCTAAAAAAGGCCTGCCAGTTGAGTGATGTGCAATCGGCATTCATCGACTCTGCCTTTTTTATCGCCTACTTCCTGATGGCGCTGCCCGCCGGCTACTTCATGAAGCGTTTCGGGTACAAGAGCGGGATCATACTTGGGCTGGTGCTTTTTGCGATCGGCGCCTTCCTGTTTTACCCGGCTGCAGAGCTTAGAATGTTCGGCTTCTTTTTAGGAGCGCTCTTTGTAATTGCCAGCGGGTTGACCTTTCTGGAGACGGCCGCCAACCCTTACGTTAACGCGCTGGGGGAGGAGGAAAACGCTACACAGCGGCTGAACTTCGCACAATCGTTTAACGGGCTTGCCGCCACGCTCGCGCCGCTGCTTGGCGGCATCTTTATACTTTCCGGCACCTCCTACACCGAAGCAGAACTGGCTGCCATGCCGGCTAGTCAGGTAACGGCCTACCTCAACCTGGAAGCCTCGAGCGTGCAAGTGCCCTACCTGGTGATTGGCGTGGTGGTGTTGCTGGTGGCCCTGTTGCTCTGGCGTGTGCCGCTCCCGGAGATTAAAGAGGAGGAAGCTGCTATAGAAGCTGTAAGCGGGGAAAGTATACTTCAGAAGCGTAACCTGATGCTGGGCGTGTTGACCCAGTTTTTCTACGTAGGGGCGCAGGTGTGCATTGCCAGCTTCTTTATCCGATTCTCGGGCAGTGCCGCGGGGGTGGATGAGAAAACAGCTGCCATGCTACTGGCCGTGGCGCTCTTCGGTTTTATGATCGGCCGCTTTGTAGGTACTTTTCTGATGCGCTTTATACTTCCGGCCCGGCTGCTGGCCATTTACGCTGTGCTCTGCTTCCTGCTCACGGTGGCAGCCGTGGCGGCTAGCGGCTATGTCTCCATCTATGCCCTGATTGGAGTAGAGTTCTTCATGTCGATCATGTTCCCGACTATTTTCTCGCTGAGTATACAGGGACTGGGTACTAAAACCAAGCAAGCGTCTTCCCTACTGATCATGTCGATTGTGGGAGGGGCGATCCTGCCCGTAGTAATGGGCGGTGTGTCGGACAGCTATAACATCCGGGTGGCCTACTTGGTGCCGGCGGTGTGCTTTTTGTTTGTTTTATACTTTGCCTACCGAAATATAGCTGTGAAGCAGAGAGAAGTAATTCTAGCGCATTAA
- a CDS encoding glycoside hydrolase family 20 protein has product MHFKSTIAALATSACVVSGLLFSPPAAFAQATTAQQQTISIIPKPVKLTQQSGSFALGKDTKIFVDPKNEELRKIGEYLAQNIKEMTGVQPKVEQKAPTKGSSNYLQLTLNTPVDTLGQEGYTLNVTSNSITLAAKEPQGLFLGTQTVRQLLPAQPTAAPVSIPALEVVDKPRYQWRGMHLDVARHFMPVEFVKEYIDYLAMHKLNTFHWHLTEDQGWRIEIKKYPELTKVGAWRDGTLIGHYSDQPHQFSNERHGGFYTQEQIKDVVKYAQERYITVVPEIEMPGHALAALATYPHLSCTGGPFEVEKKWGVFDDIFCAGNEETFTFLEDVMTEVLALFPSKIVHIGGDEAPKTRWKECPKCQKRIADEGLKDEHELQSYFIQRMEKFLNAKGRTIIGWDEILEGGLAPNAYVMSWRGTEGGIEAAKQHHYVVMTPGSHVYFDHYQGEPSLEPTAIGGLTTLEKVYSFEPTPAELSAEEKKYILGAQANVWTEYIPNTEHVEYMVFPRISALSEVLWTPAAKKDWDDFRTRMQQQYKRFDHMGVNYARSTFNVKQNIAVDPTQAAATVTLATDAKGPKIYYTLDGSEPTTASQAYGAPFQLAKTATIKAASFDENGKQLGKVSSRDLNQHKAFAHAVELTNAPHRNYTAAGGLTLVDGQLASNSFTNGQWLGFLGDDFEAVIDLKEKKSINRISSSFLQTKNDGIQLPAQVEFAVSKNGKKYKTVKVITELSDKPGVFKEVVTAEVPSKKVRYIKVTAKNPMPGSEENKRKAWLFADEIIVE; this is encoded by the coding sequence ATGCATTTTAAAAGTACGATTGCCGCCCTTGCTACGTCTGCCTGCGTTGTGTCGGGGCTCCTGTTCAGCCCACCGGCTGCCTTTGCCCAGGCTACTACGGCGCAGCAGCAAACCATCTCCATCATTCCGAAGCCTGTAAAGCTTACCCAGCAGAGCGGCAGCTTCGCCCTAGGTAAGGATACAAAGATCTTTGTGGACCCGAAAAACGAGGAGCTCCGCAAAATAGGCGAGTATCTGGCCCAAAACATAAAGGAGATGACTGGCGTGCAGCCGAAGGTAGAGCAGAAAGCTCCAACCAAGGGTAGCAGCAACTACCTGCAGTTAACGCTTAACACGCCGGTGGACACACTTGGCCAGGAGGGCTATACGTTAAACGTAACTTCCAACAGCATTACACTTGCCGCCAAGGAGCCGCAGGGCCTTTTCCTGGGCACGCAGACTGTGCGCCAGCTTTTGCCGGCACAGCCAACCGCCGCTCCTGTTAGCATCCCTGCCTTGGAGGTAGTGGATAAGCCCCGCTACCAGTGGCGCGGCATGCACCTGGATGTGGCCCGCCACTTCATGCCGGTGGAGTTCGTGAAGGAATATATCGATTACCTGGCCATGCACAAACTCAACACCTTCCACTGGCACCTGACCGAGGACCAGGGTTGGCGCATCGAGATCAAGAAATATCCGGAACTGACAAAAGTCGGCGCCTGGCGCGATGGCACCCTGATCGGGCACTACAGCGACCAGCCGCACCAGTTCAGCAACGAGCGCCACGGGGGCTTCTATACTCAGGAGCAGATCAAAGACGTGGTGAAGTATGCGCAGGAGCGTTATATCACCGTAGTGCCGGAGATTGAGATGCCGGGTCATGCACTAGCGGCACTCGCCACTTATCCGCACCTTTCCTGCACCGGCGGCCCGTTTGAGGTAGAGAAGAAATGGGGCGTGTTCGATGATATTTTCTGCGCCGGCAACGAAGAAACCTTCACTTTCCTGGAAGACGTGATGACCGAGGTACTGGCCCTGTTCCCGAGCAAGATCGTGCACATCGGTGGCGATGAGGCCCCGAAAACCCGTTGGAAAGAGTGCCCTAAGTGCCAGAAGCGCATCGCTGACGAAGGCCTGAAAGATGAGCACGAGCTGCAGAGTTACTTTATCCAGCGCATGGAGAAATTCCTCAACGCCAAGGGCCGCACCATCATCGGCTGGGACGAAATTCTGGAAGGCGGACTGGCCCCGAACGCTTACGTGATGTCGTGGAGAGGCACCGAGGGCGGTATTGAGGCAGCCAAGCAGCACCATTACGTGGTGATGACGCCAGGATCGCACGTATACTTCGACCACTACCAGGGCGAGCCTAGCTTGGAGCCAACGGCCATCGGCGGCCTGACAACGCTGGAGAAAGTATACTCCTTTGAGCCTACGCCAGCCGAGCTATCTGCAGAAGAGAAAAAGTATATTCTGGGCGCGCAGGCCAACGTGTGGACCGAATATATTCCGAATACCGAGCACGTGGAGTACATGGTTTTCCCTCGCATTTCGGCCCTTTCGGAAGTGCTTTGGACACCGGCAGCCAAGAAAGACTGGGATGACTTCCGGACACGCATGCAGCAGCAGTACAAGCGCTTCGACCACATGGGCGTGAACTATGCGCGCAGCACCTTCAACGTGAAGCAAAACATTGCCGTGGACCCTACGCAGGCTGCGGCCACCGTTACGCTGGCAACAGACGCAAAAGGTCCGAAAATCTATTACACCCTGGACGGCTCAGAGCCTACAACCGCATCGCAGGCGTACGGCGCACCATTCCAGCTTGCTAAAACAGCTACTATAAAAGCGGCTTCTTTTGATGAGAATGGCAAGCAGCTGGGCAAGGTAAGCAGCCGTGACCTGAACCAGCACAAGGCCTTTGCACATGCTGTAGAACTTACGAACGCGCCACACCGAAACTATACGGCCGCCGGCGGCCTGACGCTGGTAGACGGTCAGTTGGCCAGCAACAGCTTCACCAACGGCCAGTGGCTGGGCTTTCTGGGCGATGATTTCGAGGCCGTGATCGATCTGAAGGAGAAAAAGTCCATCAACCGCATCAGCAGTTCCTTCCTGCAAACCAAGAACGATGGCATTCAGCTGCCAGCCCAGGTAGAGTTCGCCGTGTCAAAAAACGGGAAGAAGTATAAAACCGTGAAAGTGATTACGGAGCTATCAGACAAGCCGGGTGTGTTCAAGGAAGTGGTGACGGCAGAGGTACCGAGTAAGAAAGTACGCTACATCAAGGTAACTGCCAAGAACCCGATGCCCGGCTCAGAGGAGAACAAACGCAAGGCCTGGCTCTTTGCCGATGAGATAATAGTAGAGTAA